From the genome of Pelosinus fermentans DSM 17108:
CTGCACGATACCGATGTAAAACGCATCATGGCCTTTGGAGTAGCTGGATTATCAGTAGCAACTGATTCCTTAAGTGCTATCCTCTATGGGAAAGTGAAGCCACTGCGTGATGAAACAGGCCTTGCTAAAGACTTTATTATTGACGGAGATTTTCCCTTCTACGGTAATGATGATGATCAGGTTGACACTTTGGCAACAGAATTAAGTAAGGAATTCAGTCAAAAATTAAAAGAACACGCTGCTTATCGAGATGCAGAACATACACTATCCATACTTACGATTACCTCTAATGTAATGTATGGCAAAAAAACAGGGGCAACTCCTGACGGACGTAAAGCAGGTCATGCATTTGCTCCGGGTGCCAACCCAATGCATGGTCGAGACAAAAAAGGAGCACTCGCAGCTATGCAGTCCATCTGCAAACTATCTTATGATGATTGTCGTGATGGGATCTCTTACACCTTCTCCATTCTTCCTGCGACCTTAGGAAAAACAGCAGACACCAGAATACAAAATTTGGCCGGTATATTAGACGGTTACGCAGCCAGCCAAGGGCATCACATTAATGTAAACGCATTGGATCGCAGCATATTGGAAGATGCGCGAATTCATCCTGAAAAATATCCTCAGCTTACCATTCGCGTATCAGGCTATGCCGTTAACTTCATCAAACTCACTCCCGCTCAACAGGCAGAAGTAATTGACCGCACATTCTATGAGTCATTGTAATATAAATTCCAATAAATTATTGGAAAGTCTCAAATACGATTAAAAAGGTAATTTGAACCACAAAGACACTAAGGACACAAAGATTTTTCACAAAGGGTCTATAAAAAATAGTCTTTTGTAGTCCCCTTTGTGTGCCGCAGTAGCGGCCTTGTGTCTTTGTGGTTCAATTATTCTTTAACGCTAGGAGATGTTCATTATGCAAGGATATTATCATTCTATAGAACACTTTGGGACTGTCGATGGACAAGGCATTCGTTATGTATTATTTTTATCAGGCTGTAAATTGCGCTGCCGCTTCTGCCACAATCCTGACACTTGGCAGCAAGGCTGTCAATCCATTACCACAGAACAAATTTTAAAAGACCTATTACATTATCGCCACTTTTACGATGCCTCTAAGGGAGGAATTACAGCAAGCGGTGGTGAACCATTGCTTCAGTCTCAATTTGTTGCCGAACTATTTCTCGCCTGTCAAAGCCATAATATTCATACTACCATTGATACTGCTGGATATTATGATCAAAAAAATCTCACTGCTGTTTTGCCCTATACCAATGCA
Proteins encoded in this window:
- the pflA gene encoding pyruvate formate-lyase-activating protein, which translates into the protein MQGYYHSIEHFGTVDGQGIRYVLFLSGCKLRCRFCHNPDTWQQGCQSITTEQILKDLLHYRHFYDASKGGITASGGEPLLQSQFVAELFLACQSHNIHTTIDTAGYYDQKNLTAVLPYTNAALFSIKAVDPQKHRWLAGFDNQQILENLNYVAQSIPVTLRYVIIPGLTNSLEDLQALAGLVHTLPALVPVELLPYHSLGRHKWKTLNMKYTLDDVPDATTQDVAIATNILKSEGITIV